Proteins from one Bartonella sp. HY328 genomic window:
- the cobA gene encoding uroporphyrinogen-III C-methyltransferase translates to MLDGSIAQKLNLPIFLPGEVWLVGAGPGDPGLLTIHALNAIAQADIILYDALVDLTCLCFAKSDAILQFAGKRGGKPSLSQEEITNDLVKFAQNGKRVLRLKGGDPFVFGRGGEEALALKQASIVFRIIPGITAGIAGPAYAGIPITSRNTNQSVTFITGHDANGRLPDNLDWPAIAKGSQVIVFYMALKHFAAIVDALLKGGRDRNEQLAFISNATTQRQKVVITSLEQSVEKMMQEKISAPAIIILGPVVEFASLLDWMS, encoded by the coding sequence ATGTTAGATGGATCAATCGCACAAAAGTTGAATTTACCAATATTTTTACCAGGTGAAGTGTGGTTGGTGGGAGCGGGGCCGGGCGATCCGGGTTTGCTCACAATTCATGCCCTTAATGCAATAGCTCAAGCAGATATTATACTTTATGATGCCTTGGTAGATCTTACTTGTCTTTGTTTTGCAAAGTCCGATGCAATTTTACAATTTGCCGGTAAAAGAGGGGGCAAGCCATCATTAAGTCAAGAAGAAATCACCAATGATCTCGTTAAATTTGCGCAAAATGGCAAACGCGTTTTGCGCTTAAAAGGTGGGGATCCTTTTGTTTTTGGTCGGGGGGGCGAAGAGGCTCTTGCTTTGAAGCAGGCTTCAATAGTTTTCCGTATTATTCCTGGGATCACTGCCGGCATTGCTGGCCCCGCATATGCAGGAATTCCGATTACTAGCCGCAATACAAATCAATCTGTAACTTTTATTACTGGTCATGACGCCAATGGAAGGCTACCTGATAATCTAGATTGGCCCGCAATTGCAAAAGGTTCGCAGGTCATTGTTTTTTATATGGCATTGAAGCATTTCGCCGCAATAGTTGACGCTTTGCTTAAAGGTGGGCGTGACAGAAACGAACAATTGGCATTCATTTCTAATGCGACAACTCAAAGACAAAAAGTTGTTATTACTAGTTTAGAACAAAGTGTTGAGAAAATGATGCAAGAAAAAATAAGCGCACCAGCAATTATCATTTTGGGACCGGTTGTTGAGTTTGCATCATTATTAGATTGGATGTCTTAA